One genomic window of Mauremys mutica isolate MM-2020 ecotype Southern chromosome 5, ASM2049712v1, whole genome shotgun sequence includes the following:
- the FGA gene encoding fibrinogen alpha chain: MILLRILCTWLCLSVVWATNEDSTFLKEGGGVRGPRVMEHGIQSDCKQEKSWPFCADDDWGHKCPSGCRMQGLIDETDKDFHHRIQRIRNLLLDNENKYKNSNVLTVETINFLKGNLANSHDSDTKYGQVSEDLRRRLVTLKQKVLVQVNRIKALQNNIRDQVVEMKRLEVDIDIKIRSCKGSCAKSFSYQVDTESYENIQKQLTQASSINLQSELETSSLKILKMRPLKDSTVPGHYKTLRLPETQELNILDDIKQVVMTLERAEAEAKGSSVETSHVSVGTDVGGGLRDGKIVTSGYGKESVGLGERPSSSVIHRTCTKTITKKIITGPGGPREEIVETMTSPDGSDCSHFQGLGKEEVAGQGGTLHVRLTSQGERGDLSEFDGLIPDFEKFLTPRFGSTGSKFHTTYTSTSGTDRGTGTGSFSSGGTASHTVSIGGSESFTDLGEGEEDVFDTSRFPSSSGSSAHSKKTMTSSSSSSTSFNKGGSTFETKSLKSRAVTEELGGLQHDESGEDTPDFRARSLRTEGEKLGTSYTGTDCDDVRQKHTSGAKSGIFRIKPAGSDNVFSVYCDQDTTLGGWLLIQQRLDGSVNFNRTWQDYKKGFGSVDDKGKGELWLGNENIHLLTQKDTVLRVELEDWAGNDAYAEYNIHVGSESEGYVLSVSAYEGTAGDALIIGSVEEGSEYTAHDNMKFSTFDGDSDQWEENCAEVYGGGWWYNNCQAANLNGIYYRGGQYDPRNNVPYEIENGVVWIPFRASDYSLKVVRMKIRPIETQ; this comes from the exons ATGATACTGCTGAGGATCTTGTGCACATGGCTGTGCCTCAGCGTAGTCTGG GCAACAAATGAAGATAGCACATTTTtgaaggaggggggaggtgtgCGTGGCCCCAGGGTGATGGAACATGGAATCCAATCTGACTGCAAACAGGAAAAGAGCTGGCCTTTCTGTGCAGATGATGACTGG GGTCACAAATGTCCTTCAGGCTGCCGGATGCAAGGGTTGATTGATGAAACTGATAAAGATTTTCATCACAGAATACAAAGAATTAGGAACCTGTTGTTAGATAATGAAAACAAGTACAAAAATTCTAATGTGTTAACTGTGGAAACAATTAACTTCCTGAAAGGAAATCTGGCCAATAGCCACG ATAGTGACACTAAATATGGACAAGTTTCAGAAGATCTGAGAAGGAGACTTGTGACATTAAAGCAGAAAGTTCTTGTCCAAGTAAACAGGATTAAAGCACTGCAAAACAATATCCGAGATCAGGTTGTAGAGATGAAGCGCTTGGAG GTGGACATTGATATTAAGATACGTTCCTGCAAAGGATCCTGTGCTAAAAGTTTCAGTTACCAGGTGGACACAGAGAGCTATGAAAACATCCAGAAGCAGCTCACACAGGCCAGTTCAATCAATCTGCAGTCTGAACTTGAAACTAGTTCCTTGAAGATCCTGAAAATGAGGCCACTGAAGGACTCTACTGTTCCTGGGCATTATAAAACTCTACGTCTGCCAGAAACCCAAGAGCTAAACATTCTTGATGATATTAAACAGGTTGTGATGACCCTAGAACGGGCAGAAGCAGAGGCAAAAGGCTCctcagtagagacctcacatgttTCAGTGGGAACAGATGTAGGTGGAGGACTACGAGATGGCAAAATAGTGACTTCTGGTTATGGAAAGGAATCTGTTGGTTTGGGAGAAAGACCTAGCTCCTCTGTAATCCACCGTACATGTACCAAAACTATCACCAAAAAAATTATCACTGGTCCTGGAGGCCCTAGAGAAGAAATTGTTGAAACAATGACTTCACCTGATGGTTCTGACTGCTCCCATTTTCAAGGTTTAGGGAAGGAAGAAGTAGCAGGGCAAGGGGGCACCTTGCATGTCAGACTGACCTCTCAGGGTGAGAGAGGAGACTTGTCTGAATTTGATGGCTTAATCCCAGACTTTGAAAAATTTTTAACCCCAAGGTTTGGGTCTACTGGTAGCAAATTCCATACTACCTACACAAGCACTAGTGGTACTGACCGTGGAACTGGAACTGGAAGTTTTAGCAGTGGTGGAACTGCTAGTCACACTGTGAGTATTGGAGGGTCGGAGAGTTTCACAGatctaggggagggggaagaggatgtCTTTGACACATCTAGATTCCCTTCCAGCAGTGGCAGTTCGGCTCATTCCAAGAAAACAATgaccagcagcagtagcagctctACTAGTTTCAACAAGGGTGGCTCCACTTTTGAAACCAAATCACTAAAGAGCCGAGCAGTGACTGAGGAGTTAGGTGGGTTGCAACACGATGAGAGTGGAGAGGATACCCCAGACTTTCGGGCACGCAGCTTGAGAACAGAAGGAGAGAAGCTTGGAACAAGCTACACTGGGACAG ACTGTGATGATGTCCGCCAGAAACACACTTCTGGTGCCAAAAGTGGCATTTTCAGAATCAAGCCAGCAGGATCCGATAACGTTTTTTCAGTTTATTGTGACCAAGACACCACtttgggaggatggcttttgatccAACAGAGATTGGATGGATCAGTGAATTTTAACCGGACCTGGCAAGACTACAAGAAAGGTTTCGGCAGCGTGGATGACAAAGGGAAAGGAGAGTTATGGCTGGGcaatgaaaacatccacttacTGACCCAGAAGGACACTGTCCTTCGAGTCGAATTAGAGGACTGGGCTGGCAATGATGCTTATGCAGAATATAATATACATGTAGGTTCTGAGTCAGAAGGCTATGTCCTCAGTGTCTCTGCTTATGAGGGGACAGCTGGGGATGCACTCATCATAGGCTCAGTGGAGGAAGGTAGTGAATACACAGCTCATGATAACATGAAGTTCAGCACCTTTGACGGGGACAGCGACCAATGGGAGGAGAACTGTGCTGAAGTGTATGGAGGGGGCTGGTGGTACAACAACTGTCAAGCTGCTAATCTCAATGGCATTTACTACCGAGGAGGCCAGTATGACCCAAGGAACAATGTTCCTTATGAGATTGAAAATGGAGTGGTCTGGATACCATTTAGAGCCTCAGACTATTCTCTCAAAGTTGTTagaatgaaaatcaggcccatagaaACCCAGTAG